From Nitrospinota bacterium, one genomic window encodes:
- a CDS encoding sulfite exporter TauE/SafE family protein — protein sequence MNASDIAVAILFFLTALFYSSVGFGGASGYMAVMEFAAFAPAIMKPTALFINILVSAIATARFYRAGCFSWKLFLPFALASVPFAFLGGALSLPAHIYRPIVGGVLLYAAFQLFRSSVKPVSTAKAVPIYLALLFGSGIGLLSGLTGIGGGIFLSPLLLLIGWADPRQTAGISAAFILVNSVAGIGGHLSMMNTLPPSPSLLTWSVAAIAGGLIGSGFGSRHFSNSTLRRILAVVLVIAGLKFLIF from the coding sequence ATGAACGCATCCGATATTGCCGTTGCCATCCTGTTTTTTCTGACGGCGTTGTTCTATTCATCGGTTGGGTTCGGCGGGGCATCGGGCTATATGGCGGTAATGGAGTTTGCCGCGTTTGCGCCCGCCATAATGAAGCCGACGGCGCTTTTCATCAACATCCTTGTTTCCGCCATTGCAACGGCGCGGTTTTATCGGGCAGGCTGTTTTTCCTGGAAGTTATTCTTGCCCTTCGCGCTGGCATCGGTGCCGTTTGCGTTCTTAGGGGGCGCGCTTTCGCTCCCCGCCCACATATACCGGCCGATAGTCGGGGGCGTCCTGTTGTACGCCGCATTCCAGCTTTTCCGGAGTTCGGTAAAACCGGTATCCACCGCGAAAGCGGTGCCGATCTATCTGGCGCTTCTCTTCGGATCCGGCATCGGCCTGTTGTCCGGCCTGACTGGCATTGGCGGGGGCATTTTTTTAAGCCCGCTGCTCCTTTTGATCGGGTGGGCGGATCCGCGGCAGACCGCCGGGATTTCCGCCGCGTTCATATTGGTTAATTCGGTTGCCGGAATTGGGGGACATCTTTCCATGATGAATACCTTGCCCCCCTCCCCCTCCCTCCTGACCTGGTCGGTTGCGGCCATCGCCGGAGGGCTGATCGGTTCCGGCTTCGGAAGCCGCCACTTTTCAAACAGCACGCTTCGCCGGATTCTTGCGGTGGTATTGGTAATTGCCGGTCTGAAGTTTTTGATATTTTAA
- a CDS encoding PAS domain S-box protein translates to MVENNPEKPQAGLPAKEILSSASEIKYRILIEASPDATVLADAETGFFLDCNKAAENLLGRTREEIIGLHITKLHPPQEAKLHNGQFKKQAEKAFGSVENISVLHKKGHSIPVEIRTAAFELEGKKVIYGIFRNISERVEAEQLLITAHQRLLAVLDGLEAVVYVADIKTYEVLFINKYARNVIGDILGGICWKTIQAGQAGPCAFCTNNKIVDDAGRPTEAYSWEFQNTKNGRWYQIRDRAIDWVDGRLVRLEIALDITEGKAAEVALRESEELLRSITDNAGTVIFLKDLAGRYLHVNRLYEKLFHVSNAAVKGKTDYDLFPRDVADAFIKNDKMVAQAGRTLEMEERVPHDDGIHTYISVKFPIRHISGEIYAICGIATDITERKHAEESLREAREILLKGKEELVAQVNLKTQAYIDAHQEAENATRLKNNFISLVAHDLKSPLASLTMGLEALASVKDLSPESRDFAKKMANHSRQIHKMTERLLDITLLRAGVTILQKRVINCHNFAATQIELYETMAAQKGITIVNGLPLKMSVHADPDLFGECVKNLLSNAVKFCSRGDTVTFFNPPDMPTTIAVKDTGPGIAPEKMPPLFIKETKTRTVGTAGEKGTGIGLIHTKEIMEVHGGSITFESEAGAGSVFYLNLPVFDNVVLVVDDDEASTLVLRLHLMNMGSDVLTAQNGVEALEIIQGRLPILIITDIQMPMMDGFTLLHHLKANPEYSQIPVIIITGSNEIDARKKAFANKAVNFIIKPLSEPDFIPRIGRFIAG, encoded by the coding sequence ATGGTAGAAAACAATCCTGAGAAACCGCAAGCCGGTCTGCCGGCCAAGGAAATTCTATCATCCGCAAGCGAGATAAAATATCGCATCCTGATAGAGGCTTCACCCGACGCGACAGTTCTTGCCGATGCCGAAACAGGTTTTTTCCTCGATTGCAATAAAGCGGCTGAAAACCTGCTTGGAAGAACAAGGGAAGAAATTATCGGACTTCACATAACCAAATTACACCCTCCCCAAGAAGCCAAATTGCATAATGGTCAATTCAAGAAACAAGCGGAAAAAGCTTTTGGATCTGTGGAAAACATTTCTGTTTTGCACAAAAAAGGCCATTCGATTCCGGTGGAAATAAGGACGGCGGCTTTTGAGTTGGAAGGTAAAAAAGTAATTTATGGCATTTTCAGGAATATTTCGGAGCGTGTTGAGGCTGAACAACTTCTGATAACCGCCCATCAAAGACTCTTGGCGGTTTTGGATGGATTGGAAGCTGTCGTGTATGTGGCGGATATTAAAACCTACGAGGTTCTTTTTATTAACAAGTACGCAAGGAATGTAATTGGCGATATTTTAGGCGGTATCTGTTGGAAAACGATCCAGGCGGGGCAGGCCGGCCCCTGCGCCTTCTGCACGAACAATAAGATCGTCGATGATGCGGGAAGGCCGACAGAAGCCTATTCGTGGGAGTTTCAGAACACCAAGAACGGGCGTTGGTACCAAATACGGGATAGGGCGATTGATTGGGTTGATGGGCGATTGGTGCGGCTTGAAATAGCCTTGGACATTACCGAGGGCAAAGCGGCGGAAGTGGCGTTACGTGAGAGTGAGGAACTGTTGCGTTCCATCACGGATAACGCCGGCACGGTGATATTCCTGAAAGACCTGGCTGGCCGGTACCTCCATGTGAACCGGCTCTATGAGAAGCTTTTCCATGTATCCAATGCCGCGGTGAAGGGGAAAACCGACTACGACCTGTTTCCGCGGGACGTGGCGGATGCTTTTATCAAGAACGATAAAATGGTCGCCCAGGCCGGACGGACACTGGAGATGGAAGAGCGGGTACCGCATGATGACGGTATCCACACCTATATTTCGGTCAAGTTTCCAATCCGGCATATCTCCGGTGAAATCTACGCCATCTGCGGAATAGCCACGGACATCACGGAACGCAAACATGCTGAAGAATCGCTGCGCGAAGCCCGGGAAATATTATTGAAGGGCAAGGAGGAACTGGTGGCGCAGGTAAACTTGAAGACCCAAGCTTACATTGACGCGCACCAAGAGGCCGAAAACGCCACCCGGCTCAAAAACAATTTCATTTCGCTGGTGGCCCATGATCTGAAGTCGCCGTTGGCAAGCCTCACCATGGGGCTGGAGGCTCTGGCCAGTGTCAAAGACCTCTCCCCCGAAAGCCGGGATTTCGCAAAAAAGATGGCCAACCACAGCCGCCAAATCCACAAAATGACCGAACGGTTGCTCGACATCACCTTGCTGCGGGCAGGCGTGACAATCCTCCAAAAACGGGTTATCAATTGCCATAACTTTGCCGCCACGCAGATTGAGCTATATGAGACCATGGCCGCCCAAAAGGGGATCACCATCGTCAACGGTCTTCCCTTAAAGATGAGCGTGCATGCCGACCCCGACCTGTTTGGGGAGTGCGTGAAAAACCTGTTGTCAAACGCGGTCAAGTTTTGCAGCCGGGGGGATACGGTTACTTTCTTTAACCCGCCGGATATGCCAACCACCATAGCGGTGAAAGATACCGGCCCCGGCATCGCGCCCGAAAAGATGCCGCCGCTTTTTATAAAGGAAACGAAAACGCGAACCGTTGGCACGGCGGGTGAAAAAGGAACGGGAATCGGCCTTATCCATACCAAAGAAATTATGGAAGTCCACGGCGGCTCCATCACCTTTGAATCCGAGGCCGGCGCGGGGAGCGTATTTTATCTTAATCTCCCGGTTTTCGACAATGTGGTGCTGGTGGTCGATGACGATGAAGCGTCAACGCTGGTTCTCCGGCTGCATCTAATGAATATGGGCTCCGATGTATTGACGGCCCAAAACGGAGTCGAAGCATTGGAGATTATTCAAGGCAGGTTGCCGATTCTCATAATTACCGACATTCAAATGCCCATGATGGACGGCTTTACCCTCCTTCACCACCTGAAAGCAAACCCCGAGTATTCGCAAATACCCGTGATTATCATTACGGGAAGCAATGAAATAGATGCCCGCAAAAAAGCATTTGCAAACAAAGCGGTCAATTTCATAATCAAGCCGCTGTCGGAACCCGATTTTATTCCCCGCATAGGCAGGTTCATCGCCGGGTAA
- the uvrB gene encoding excinuclease ABC subunit UvrB — translation MKFKLHSEFSPKGDQPAAIKELTANIKKNARHQTLLGVTGSGKTFTLANVIEQVQKPTLVFAPNKTLAAQLYNEFKFFFPENAVEYFVSYYDYYQPEAYIPTSDTFIEKDSAINDEIDKMRHSATRSLLERPDTLIVASVSCIYGIGSPEAYYAMLTRVETGQKMGRDALVDKLVEMRYERNNIDFRRGTFRVNGDIVEIIPIYESDEGLRIEFFGDEIDSIARVDPLTGRVIQKLQAAPIYPGSHYVVTQQRMERAREEIRRELILAVGEHQGNNRLVEAQRLEQRTIFDLEMMKETGYCNGIENYSRYLTGRKPGEAPPTLLDYFPPDALLIIDESHVSVPQLRGMYAGDRSRKETLVKYGFRLPSALDNRPLNFGEFEKDPKQRIYVSATPGPYELERSEGRVTQLVIRPTGLIDPAVVIRPVGGQVDDLIHEVKQRAARDERTLVTTLTKRFAEDLTEYFTGAGIRTKYLHSDIETLERTEILRELRLGEFDALIGINLLREGLDLPEVSLVAILDADKEGFLRSETSLIQTSGRAARNLNGLVILYADKMTGSMQRALGEMERRRAIQTGYNKKHGITPQSIQKRIYETMAAHADDTPMVAEEKPDYLSRGELARAIKKLEAEMLSEAKALRFERAAECRDRIKELKEMEIMYG, via the coding sequence ATGAAGTTCAAGCTGCATTCGGAGTTCAGCCCAAAAGGGGATCAGCCCGCCGCCATCAAGGAACTGACCGCCAACATCAAAAAAAACGCGCGGCACCAGACGCTGCTGGGGGTCACCGGCAGCGGAAAAACCTTTACCCTCGCCAACGTGATCGAGCAGGTGCAAAAGCCGACGCTGGTCTTCGCGCCGAACAAGACACTCGCCGCGCAGCTTTACAACGAATTTAAATTCTTCTTTCCCGAAAACGCGGTGGAGTACTTCGTCTCCTACTACGATTACTACCAGCCGGAAGCCTACATACCGACCAGCGACACGTTCATCGAGAAGGATTCCGCCATCAACGACGAGATCGACAAGATGCGGCACTCGGCCACCCGCAGCCTGCTGGAGCGGCCCGACACGCTGATTGTCGCCTCGGTTTCCTGCATTTACGGCATAGGGTCGCCGGAGGCGTACTACGCCATGCTCACCCGCGTGGAGACGGGGCAAAAAATGGGCCGCGACGCGCTGGTGGACAAGCTGGTGGAGATGCGGTACGAACGCAACAACATCGATTTCCGCCGCGGCACGTTCCGCGTGAACGGCGACATCGTGGAGATCATCCCCATTTACGAAAGCGACGAGGGGCTGCGCATCGAGTTCTTCGGCGACGAGATTGATTCCATCGCCCGCGTCGACCCGCTCACCGGCAGGGTGATACAGAAGCTGCAAGCCGCCCCCATCTACCCCGGCAGCCACTATGTGGTGACGCAGCAAAGGATGGAGCGGGCGCGCGAGGAAATCCGGCGCGAGCTGATACTCGCCGTCGGCGAACACCAGGGCAACAACCGGCTGGTGGAGGCGCAACGGCTGGAACAGCGGACGATATTCGACCTGGAAATGATGAAAGAGACCGGCTACTGCAACGGCATCGAGAACTACAGCCGCTACCTCACCGGGCGCAAACCGGGCGAGGCCCCACCCACACTGCTGGATTACTTTCCGCCCGACGCGCTGCTGATTATCGATGAAAGCCACGTCTCGGTGCCACAACTGCGCGGCATGTACGCGGGCGACCGTTCGCGCAAGGAAACGCTGGTGAAATACGGCTTCCGCCTCCCCTCGGCGCTGGACAACCGGCCGCTCAACTTCGGCGAATTTGAAAAAGACCCGAAGCAGCGGATATACGTCTCCGCCACGCCGGGGCCGTACGAACTGGAGCGCTCGGAGGGGCGCGTAACGCAACTGGTGATCCGCCCCACCGGCCTTATCGATCCCGCCGTCGTCATCCGCCCCGTCGGCGGACAGGTGGACGACCTTATCCACGAAGTGAAACAGCGGGCCGCGCGGGATGAGCGGACCCTGGTGACCACGCTCACCAAGCGGTTCGCCGAGGATTTGACCGAATATTTCACCGGCGCCGGCATCCGGACGAAATACCTCCACTCCGACATCGAAACGCTGGAGCGGACCGAGATACTGCGCGAACTGCGGCTGGGGGAATTCGACGCGCTGATCGGCATCAATCTGCTGCGCGAAGGGCTTGACCTTCCCGAAGTCTCGCTGGTGGCCATCCTGGACGCCGACAAGGAGGGCTTCCTCCGCTCCGAGACCTCACTCATCCAAACGTCGGGCCGGGCCGCGCGCAACCTCAACGGGCTGGTGATTCTCTACGCCGACAAGATGACCGGCTCGATGCAGCGCGCGCTCGGCGAGATGGAGCGCCGCCGCGCAATCCAAACCGGGTACAACAAAAAACACGGCATTACCCCGCAATCCATCCAAAAGCGCATCTACGAAACAATGGCGGCCCACGCCGACGATACGCCGATGGTGGCGGAGGAAAAGCCGGACTACCTCAGCCGCGGGGAACTCGCGCGGGCGATAAAAAAACTGGAAGCGGAAATGCTGAGCGAGGCCAAGGCGCTGCGTTTCGAGCGGGCCGCCGAATGCCGCGACCGGATCAAAGAGCTGAAAGAAATGGAAATCATGTACGGATGA